CCGAGTTTCAGTCCGAGATAAACCGTCACCGCGCCGAAGATCAGGGCGAATGCGACGCCCACGACAATGGCTTTGATCGTCATCTCCGAAACGGTTTGATGGGGGGAAACGTACGGTTGGAAATTCGTTTGGGCTTTCTGGGTCGCCTGTTTCTGCGCAGCTTGCATCGCCGGGACCTCCTGGTGGATCTGAGTGCACCGCCATACCAGCGCGCGCGGGCGCCGGTCAAACAATTTATGCGAACGCTTTACTTCTTTTCCTGAGCGAACGACTTCCGAACCATCCAAAAAGCGAGAGCGGCCAAAGCAATGACCGACAAAATCTCCATCCCGATGTTTCCGAGACCCGCTCCCAGTTTCCACGACGTTATGTTCTTGTACGCCAGCATCGCCAGAAGCACGCCCACGATCGATTCGCCGGCGATGATCCCCGAAGCCAACAGGACGCCTCTGCGCCCAACTTCTTCCTTGCGAGACGAACGGGAGGAGATCCATTGAATGATGCCTCCGACCATCATTGGCACGCTCAGGCCGATCGGAAGGTAGATTCCCACGGCGACCGGCATGACATGCAGCCGGATCGAGGAGTCGATTCGTTCAAGAATTGTGTCGGCCAACAGAATCGCCACGCCGATCGCCATTCCGATCGCGACCATATTCCAGGGGAGCGTCCCGTCACCGAAAAAGCCTCGCGCGAGGGCGGCAAACAAGGCGGCTTGAGGAGCGGACAGCTCCCTCCCGCCGATTCCCCCGGTTCCCGCGTTCAATGAGCCTTCGTGGATGGCGATGAGGACCGGCGCCATCACCAGGGCCGCCACGATCACACCCCACATTTTAATCACCTGCTGCGCCCGGGGAGAGGCACCCAACAAATAGCCGGTGCGCAGGCTGTTCGCCATGTCTCCCGAAGAAGAGGAGACACAGCAGACGATCGCTGCAATGCCCAAAATCGACACCATGCCCGGCGCCCCGGAAATGCCCATCAGATAAAGAACCCCTCCGGCTACGAGGACGGCGCAGATCGTCATTCCGGAGACGGGGCTGTTGGTGTTTCCCACAAGACCGACGATGTAAATCGCAACCGCCGTAAAAAAGACCGACATGACCGCCATGATGACGCTGTTCGCGACCGTCAACCCGATCTGGTGGTCGAGCAGTGAATAGTAAACTGCCCCAGTCACCAGAACCGTGGCCAGTGTAAGCAGAATGACGGTCATTCCCGATACGCTCCGCTCAGTCTTGGCCACGGGGCCGGTTTCATGGCGGCGCTGGAACTGCGAAACCAGCTCACGCCCGGCGATCAAAAGACTTTTTCGGACACGCCAGATCGAAATCATCCCGCCGACGATCATCGTGCCGACACCGATGTAACGCACCTTGGTCGACCAGAGCGTCCAGGCTTGATCCAGCGCCGATCCTGCACTTGGATCCGCCCCCATCCATGGAATCGCGATGAACCAACCGATCGCTCCGCCGAGCAAGACTTGCATGGCCACGCCGGTTCCGACGATGTAGCCAACACCGATCAACGCAGGAGAAATATCGGCGCCGAACACAAAGATACGCGATCCAACATATCGAGCGACCTCGACGGTGTTCACAAAAAGACCGCCGAAGGAGCCGACGAATTTGAATACGGATCCGAGGCCGAGAGAGGCAAAGAGGAGTGCAGCTCCTTGCGAAACTTCTCGTTCACTGGCCACGTGTGCCCCGGCTACGACTTCTCCTTCGCCCGCTTTCAAAAGCTCGGCACAGGCCACCCCTTCCGGGTAGGGGAGGTCCTGGTTATCGACGACAAAAACTTTCCGCATCGGAATCGTGAGAAGGATTCCCAAAAGTCCGCCGGTGATAGCGATCAGAGAAGTGGTCCAGAAATGAAAAGTTTGCCAGGCGCCGATCATAATGAGAGCGGGAATCGTAAAAATTACGCCCGCGGAGAGCGCTTCGCCGGCCGACGCCCCGGTTTGAACCAGGTTCGACTCCAGAAGGGAGCGCCGCCTCATCATTCCGTGCAGAATTCCCATGGCGATGACGGCCGAGGGAATCGACGCCGATACGGTTTGGCCCACCTTTA
The Bdellovibrionota bacterium genome window above contains:
- a CDS encoding oligopeptide transporter, OPT family; protein product: MAKITLEMAKITLEPLREVTLPAVLMGLVLSVIFGAANVYLGLKVGQTVSASIPSAVIAMGILHGMMRRRSLLESNLVQTGASAGEALSAGVIFTIPALIMIGAWQTFHFWTTSLIAITGGLLGILLTIPMRKVFVVDNQDLPYPEGVACAELLKAGEGEVVAGAHVASEREVSQGAALLFASLGLGSVFKFVGSFGGLFVNTVEVARYVGSRIFVFGADISPALIGVGYIVGTGVAMQVLLGGAIGWFIAIPWMGADPSAGSALDQAWTLWSTKVRYIGVGTMIVGGMISIWRVRKSLLIAGRELVSQFQRRHETGPVAKTERSVSGMTVILLTLATVLVTGAVYYSLLDHQIGLTVANSVIMAVMSVFFTAVAIYIVGLVGNTNSPVSGMTICAVLVAGGVLYLMGISGAPGMVSILGIAAIVCCVSSSSGDMANSLRTGYLLGASPRAQQVIKMWGVIVAALVMAPVLIAIHEGSLNAGTGGIGGRELSAPQAALFAALARGFFGDGTLPWNMVAIGMAIGVAILLADTILERIDSSIRLHVMPVAVGIYLPIGLSVPMMVGGIIQWISSRSSRKEEVGRRGVLLASGIIAGESIVGVLLAMLAYKNITSWKLGAGLGNIGMEILSVIALAALAFWMVRKSFAQEKK